One stretch of Campylobacter sp. CCS1377 DNA includes these proteins:
- the secA gene encoding preprotein translocase subunit SecA: MFLNIVKAIFGTKNARAIKKYFKRVAQINALEEKYQKLSDEDLKKVFADLKDKVIKENISLDSILNDVFAIVREVGKRTLNMRHFDVQLIGGMVLHEGKIAEMKTGEGKTLVATLPVVLNAMSGKGVHVVTVNDYLAKRDAEQMSAIYNFLGFSVGVILSNQFNDEANRQAYNCDITYGTNNEFGFDYLRDNMKFSKAEKVQREHNFVIVDEVDSILIDEARTPLIISGPANRTLDGYIKANEVAKQMKRAQAVLPPEKPEGDFVVDEKNRTILITEEGISKAEKLFGVENLYSLDNAILAHQLDQALKAHNLFEKDVHYVLRNNEVVIVDEFTGRLSEGRRFSDGLHQALEAKENVKIQEESQTLADITFQNYFRMYKKLAGMTGTAQTEATEFSQIYNLDVISIPTNIPIKRQDKDDLIYKTQDEKFKAVIEEIKIAHKKGQPVLVGTASIERSEVFHNMLVKERIPHHVLNAKNHEQEALIIQDAGKKGAVTIATNMAGRGVDIKIDDEIRALGGLYIIGTERHESRRIDNQLRGRAGRQGDPGISRFYLSVEDNLLRIFGGDRIKNIMERLGIKEGEHIESSIVTRAVENAQKKVESLHFESRKHLLEYDDVANEQRKTIYHYRNELLDEEFDIRAKISQNISEYSVNLINDAMNGVNENFDFEKIKQRVLHECSVELLEQDFLNLSAVEIESKLNEKLENAYNEKMKDVPSVELRRIERILYLQVLDNAWREHLYQMDVLKTGIGLRGYNQKDPLVEYKKESYNLFLELVERIKFDSIKLLFSIVLTRENQGENLENEENQSISNQDFKRVPRNALCPCGSGKKFKECHGKSGPKQGILA, translated from the coding sequence ATGTTTTTAAATATTGTAAAAGCAATTTTTGGAACAAAAAACGCTAGAGCTATAAAAAAATACTTTAAAAGAGTAGCGCAAATAAATGCTTTAGAAGAAAAATATCAAAAGCTTAGCGATGAGGATTTAAAAAAAGTTTTTGCGGATTTAAAAGATAAGGTAATCAAAGAAAATATAAGTTTGGATAGTATTTTAAATGATGTTTTTGCTATCGTTAGAGAGGTGGGTAAAAGGACGCTAAATATGCGTCATTTTGATGTGCAATTGATTGGCGGTATGGTTTTGCATGAAGGTAAGATTGCAGAAATGAAAACAGGGGAAGGTAAAACTCTTGTGGCTACTTTACCAGTAGTTTTAAATGCTATGAGTGGCAAGGGTGTGCATGTTGTAACCGTAAATGATTATTTAGCTAAAAGAGATGCAGAGCAGATGAGTGCAATTTATAATTTCTTAGGTTTTAGCGTTGGCGTTATTTTGTCTAATCAGTTTAATGATGAGGCAAATAGGCAAGCTTATAATTGCGATATCACTTATGGGACCAATAATGAATTTGGTTTTGATTATTTGCGCGATAATATGAAATTTTCAAAGGCAGAAAAAGTTCAAAGAGAGCATAATTTTGTAATTGTTGATGAGGTGGATAGTATTTTAATTGACGAGGCAAGAACTCCTTTAATTATTAGTGGTCCAGCAAATAGGACTTTAGATGGCTATATCAAGGCTAATGAAGTAGCTAAGCAAATGAAGCGTGCACAAGCGGTTTTACCTCCTGAAAAACCTGAAGGCGATTTTGTTGTAGATGAAAAAAATAGAACTATACTTATCACTGAAGAGGGCATTTCAAAGGCTGAAAAATTGTTTGGTGTTGAAAATTTATATAGCCTTGATAACGCTATTTTGGCCCATCAACTTGATCAAGCTCTAAAAGCTCATAATCTTTTTGAAAAAGATGTGCATTATGTTTTAAGAAATAATGAAGTTGTAATTGTAGATGAATTTACGGGTCGTTTAAGCGAAGGACGCCGTTTTAGCGATGGACTTCATCAAGCTTTAGAAGCTAAAGAAAATGTAAAAATTCAAGAAGAAAGTCAAACTTTGGCTGATATCACTTTCCAAAATTATTTTAGAATGTATAAGAAATTAGCCGGTATGACAGGGACGGCACAAACTGAAGCGACGGAATTTTCTCAAATTTATAATTTAGATGTTATCTCAATTCCTACAAATATTCCTATTAAAAGACAAGATAAAGATGATTTAATTTATAAAACTCAAGATGAAAAATTTAAGGCTGTTATTGAAGAAATTAAAATAGCTCATAAAAAAGGACAGCCTGTGCTTGTAGGAACTGCAAGCATTGAAAGAAGTGAGGTTTTTCATAATATGCTTGTTAAGGAAAGAATCCCCCACCATGTCTTAAATGCGAAAAATCACGAACAAGAAGCCTTAATCATACAAGATGCGGGTAAAAAAGGCGCAGTAACTATTGCTACAAATATGGCAGGTCGTGGTGTAGATATAAAGATCGATGATGAAATAAGGGCTTTGGGTGGACTTTATATCATAGGTACAGAAAGACACGAGAGTCGTAGAATTGATAATCAGCTCCGTGGTCGTGCGGGAAGACAAGGTGATCCAGGTATTAGTCGTTTTTATTTAAGTGTAGAAGATAATCTTTTAAGAATTTTTGGCGGTGATCGCATTAAAAATATTATGGAGCGTTTAGGGATAAAAGAGGGTGAACATATAGAATCAAGCATAGTTACAAGAGCGGTTGAAAATGCACAAAAAAAGGTTGAGAGTTTACATTTTGAAAGCAGAAAACACTTGCTTGAATATGATGATGTAGCAAATGAGCAAAGAAAAACTATTTATCACTATCGTAACGAACTTTTGGATGAAGAATTTGATATCCGTGCAAAAATCAGTCAAAATATTTCTGAATATAGTGTAAATTTAATAAATGATGCAATGAATGGTGTAAATGAAAATTTTGATTTTGAAAAAATAAAACAGAGGGTTTTGCATGAATGTTCTGTGGAACTTTTAGAACAAGACTTTTTGAATTTAAGCGCAGTGGAAATTGAATCAAAATTAAATGAAAAGCTAGAAAATGCTTATAATGAAAAAATGAAAGATGTCCCAAGTGTAGAACTTAGACGCATTGAAAGAATTTTATATCTTCAAGTTTTAGATAATGCTTGGCGTGAACATTTGTATCAAATGGATGTTTTAAAAACTGGAATTGGACTTCGTGGATATAATCAAAAAGATCCACTTGTTGAATATAAAAAAGAAAGTTATAATCTTTTCTTAGAGCTTGTAGAGCGTATTAAATTTGATAGTATTAAATTGCTTTTTAGTATTGTTTTAACCAGAGAAAATCAAGGTGAAAATTTGGAAAATGAAGAAAATCAAAGTATTTCAAATCAAGATTTTAAAAGAGTTCCAAGAAATGCACTTTGTCCTTGTGGAAGTGGCAAGAAATTTAAAGAATGTCATGGTAAAAGTGGTCCTAAACAAGGAATTTTAGCTTGA
- the lolA gene encoding LolA-like outer membrane lipoprotein chaperone, translated as MKILFFLILIGVKILAFDPKFKTFSSDFLQRVDSKSNSIEYKGNFILTQNQAFWNYTYPSNKQIYIQNNEIIIIEHDLEQVIFAKLQTLPNLSKIFKQATKIDTNLYEAKYQNITYKITLENDEIKSISYQDELENIITIVLNNVKRDEIIDKQIFEAKIPPHYDTIY; from the coding sequence ATGAAAATTTTATTTTTTCTTATCTTGATCGGTGTAAAAATTTTAGCTTTTGATCCTAAATTCAAAACTTTTTCGAGTGATTTTTTACAAAGAGTAGATTCAAAATCAAATTCAATTGAGTATAAAGGCAATTTCATTTTAACGCAAAATCAAGCTTTTTGGAATTACACCTATCCTAGCAATAAACAAATCTATATCCAAAACAATGAAATTATCATCATTGAACACGATCTAGAACAAGTCATTTTCGCCAAACTTCAAACCCTACCTAATTTAAGTAAAATTTTCAAACAAGCCACAAAAATTGATACAAATCTTTATGAGGCAAAATATCAAAATATAACTTATAAAATTACCCTAGAAAATGATGAAATCAAAAGCATCTCTTATCAAGACGAGCTAGAAAATATCATTACTATTGTTTTAAACAATGTCAAGCGCGACGAGATTATTGATAAACAAATTTTTGAAGCAAAAATCCCGCCACACTATGACACAATTTATTAA
- a CDS encoding flagellar basal body-associated FliL family protein yields the protein MKILLCLFISVLALKALVIENFRTDLYSKSTINALKKIEMTLEFEGQNLEQNSAKIKDSINTVISSFFYEDIFTELGKNKFKETLIKFINKKYKLQIKNIYFISLNGVKEFDLEEFKRFLQNIDEKNEIKGTKPKEEIQKMQKNQPFKIKQIDTLFQDENGSDDINLPSLKEKLNEQILKQLENNQSVEKNSTGFDIKFDPTN from the coding sequence ATGAAGATTTTATTATGTTTATTTATAAGCGTTTTAGCACTAAAGGCTTTGGTGATAGAAAACTTTAGAACAGATTTGTATTCTAAAAGCACAATAAATGCGTTGAAAAAAATTGAAATGACTTTGGAATTTGAAGGGCAAAATTTAGAGCAAAATAGCGCCAAAATTAAAGACAGTATTAATACTGTGATTTCGAGTTTTTTTTATGAAGATATTTTTACAGAACTTGGGAAAAATAAATTTAAAGAAACGCTTATAAAATTTATAAATAAAAAATATAAATTGCAGATTAAAAATATTTATTTCATTTCTTTAAATGGGGTAAAAGAATTTGATTTGGAAGAGTTTAAGCGTTTTTTGCAAAATATTGATGAAAAAAATGAGATAAAAGGCACAAAACCTAAAGAAGAAATTCAGAAAATGCAAAAAAATCAACCCTTTAAAATCAAACAAATTGATACTCTTTTTCAAGATGAAAATGGAAGCGACGATATAAATTTACCTAGTTTAAAAGAAAAATTAAACGAACAAATTTTAAAGCAATTAGAAAATAATCAAAGTGTAGAAAAAAATTCCACAGGCTTTGATATAAAATTTGATCCTACTAATTAA
- a CDS encoding AAA family ATPase, which translates to MTDKILKFLEKDHIFLSGGAGVGKSYLTLEVKKTYKNKGKNVVALGSSAISALNICGVTLHSFFALGRCLNFDELMVYDRKQKDKLIKLRKILKKTHLIIIDEISMVSASVFEMIYYRLKNSEFDGKLLVVGDFFQLPPVVKTEDKSLFTQGFYAFDSFAWRDFAFINLGLNNAKRTNNIQFYSHLSALRKGFLDEEIVSYFQNFITQEIGLNNDYTLLCGINKKADLINEQELEKLHSKPIILKSKLIKIDEKLDDFILINWVKSLNVAEELKVKIGAKIIFCINNFDAGYYNGEQGIISDIIEQEDQIYLKIRKSNNQEIILEPYAFALEELNLQEDKIDEQIRAKMIQFPIKLAYAITIHKSQGMSIEKLICDIDNIFENGQLYVALSRAIDPNFLRIFYSKNMDFKLYFKQILKFDIKVLEFYKQTHFLNLEEGII; encoded by the coding sequence ATGACGGATAAAATTTTAAAATTTTTAGAAAAAGATCATATTTTTTTGAGTGGCGGCGCTGGGGTTGGAAAGTCTTATTTGACTTTAGAAGTTAAAAAAACTTATAAAAATAAGGGTAAAAATGTTGTAGCTTTGGGTTCTAGTGCAATTTCAGCTTTGAATATTTGTGGAGTTACCTTGCATAGTTTTTTTGCCTTAGGCCGTTGTTTGAATTTTGATGAATTAATGGTTTATGATAGAAAACAAAAGGATAAGTTGATTAAACTTAGGAAAATTTTAAAAAAGACGCATTTGATTATCATTGATGAAATCTCTATGGTTAGCGCAAGCGTTTTTGAAATGATTTATTATAGACTTAAAAATTCTGAATTTGATGGAAAATTACTTGTTGTGGGGGATTTTTTTCAATTACCTCCTGTAGTAAAAACTGAAGATAAATCTTTATTTACTCAGGGTTTTTATGCCTTTGATTCTTTTGCGTGGAGAGATTTTGCATTCATAAATCTTGGTTTAAATAATGCAAAACGAACCAATAATATTCAATTTTACTCTCATTTATCCGCTTTGCGAAAGGGATTTTTAGATGAAGAAATTGTGTCTTATTTTCAAAATTTTATTACCCAAGAAATAGGCTTAAATAATGATTATACTTTGCTTTGCGGGATAAATAAAAAGGCGGATTTAATCAATGAGCAAGAGCTTGAAAAACTTCATTCAAAACCCATAATTTTGAAATCAAAATTAATTAAAATTGATGAAAAATTAGATGATTTTATTTTGATTAACTGGGTTAAGAGTCTTAATGTGGCCGAAGAACTGAAGGTGAAAATTGGGGCTAAGATTATTTTTTGTATTAATAATTTTGATGCAGGATATTATAATGGAGAGCAAGGGATTATTAGTGATATTATTGAGCAAGAGGATCAAATTTATTTAAAAATTCGTAAAAGCAATAATCAAGAAATTATCCTTGAACCATATGCTTTTGCTCTTGAAGAATTGAATTTGCAAGAGGATAAAATTGATGAGCAAATTCGTGCTAAAATGATACAATTTCCTATCAAACTTGCTTATGCTATTACCATACACAAATCGCAAGGAATGAGTATAGAAAAATTAATTTGTGATATAGATAATATTTTTGAGAACGGCCAACTTTATGTGGCGCTTTCTAGAGCGATTGATCCAAATTTTTTAAGAATTTTTTATTCAAAAAATATGGATTTTAAATTATATTTTAAACAAATTTTAAAATTTGATATAAAAGTATTAGAGTTTTACAAACAAACGCATTTTTTAAATTTAGAAGAAGGGATAATATGA
- a CDS encoding SH3 domain-containing protein → MKYFFLFIICIFLTSCSNKKLTSNYLDFKYQQDINILPALDKNQTFSLNNYKKNFFSPWHMKITHKNPEQIFWSFNFYMNTQKEFYFFNKQKIPKTWFEKQITNANAKDFLKINKKALVIKNSLLKNLPVDTPILLDPFKQGEGIPFDYAQDSVLNIASAILVSHYTLDKRFVFVNTESGWGFIPAQNIEFFSDKRAKIYENLNFITPLKDKFPIYDKDDNFIFQTRIGALYPYYSEDKNFYFGKIGSLKFKFPKSKAVKFPLEFNENNLKSQLTQLLALPYGWGGYNYERDCSLFLRDVFAPFGLYMPRNSKAQSEYFTQFNISKLSNQQKQIFLKKYAKTYLTLLYMKGHIMLYAGTINDDILALHSAWGVKTKDDGRLLIAKNAITTLDIASDKKEVDSKDLFISRLSAVSFLSLSQEEKEEISNYLQNINSH, encoded by the coding sequence ATGAAATACTTTTTTCTTTTTATTATTTGTATTTTTTTGACTTCTTGTTCCAATAAAAAACTGACTTCTAATTATTTGGATTTTAAATATCAACAAGATATTAATATCTTGCCAGCTCTTGACAAAAACCAAACCTTTTCTTTAAATAATTATAAAAAAAACTTTTTTTCTCCTTGGCATATGAAAATCACCCACAAAAATCCAGAGCAAATCTTTTGGTCTTTTAATTTCTATATGAATACTCAAAAAGAATTTTATTTCTTTAATAAACAAAAAATTCCAAAAACTTGGTTTGAAAAACAAATCACAAATGCCAATGCAAAAGATTTTTTAAAAATCAACAAAAAAGCACTTGTAATTAAAAATTCCTTACTAAAAAACTTGCCCGTGGATACTCCTATCTTACTTGATCCTTTTAAGCAAGGCGAAGGGATACCTTTTGATTATGCTCAAGATTCTGTTCTTAATATCGCAAGTGCCATTTTAGTATCTCATTATACTCTAGATAAACGCTTTGTTTTCGTTAATACTGAAAGTGGCTGGGGTTTTATCCCTGCGCAAAATATAGAATTTTTTAGCGACAAAAGAGCAAAAATTTATGAAAATTTAAATTTCATCACTCCTTTGAAGGACAAATTTCCTATTTATGATAAAGACGATAACTTCATATTTCAAACCCGTATTGGAGCTTTATATCCTTATTATAGTGAAGATAAAAATTTTTATTTTGGAAAAATTGGTTCTTTAAAATTTAAATTTCCAAAATCAAAAGCGGTAAAATTTCCTTTGGAATTTAATGAGAATAATTTAAAATCTCAACTCACTCAGCTTCTAGCTTTGCCTTATGGATGGGGAGGATATAACTATGAAAGAGATTGCTCTTTATTTTTAAGAGATGTCTTTGCTCCTTTTGGATTATATATGCCACGAAATTCAAAAGCACAAAGTGAATATTTTACCCAATTTAATATCAGCAAATTAAGCAATCAACAAAAACAAATTTTCCTCAAGAAATACGCCAAGACTTATTTAACTCTACTTTATATGAAAGGTCATATTATGCTTTATGCGGGGACTATTAATGATGATATTTTAGCCCTGCATAGTGCTTGGGGCGTTAAAACAAAAGATGATGGACGCTTATTAATCGCCAAAAATGCCATTACAACACTTGATATTGCTAGCGACAAGAAAGAAGTCGATAGCAAAGATTTATTTATTTCAAGACTTAGTGCGGTAAGTTTTTTATCTTTAAGCCAAGAAGAAAAAGAAGAAATTTCAAATTATCTTCAAAATATCAATTCTCATTAG
- a CDS encoding D-amino acid aminotransferase, which yields MQEKEMIFLNGEFLKSCEAKVSVFDRGFIFGDGIYEVIPVIKSKMVDKEEFWERFKRSLEAIQLVLPYEKEEFENILKELININSLKEGGIYIQITRGVASRDFAFLKGLKPTVMAFVFESKVLDNELKDKGISIVSVSDIRWKRRDIKSISLLAQCMAKEKAVVANADEAFMIENGKVNEGSSSSAFIIKNKTLITKPFSNEILPGIRRKNILKFAKEVGLMIEERAFSMDEVYEADEVFISAATLLLVPVIKADGKLINDGKIGEFVPKLRQKYVEKILAEANEN from the coding sequence ATGCAAGAAAAGGAAATGATTTTTTTAAATGGTGAGTTTTTAAAGTCTTGCGAGGCAAAAGTGAGTGTTTTTGATAGGGGTTTTATTTTTGGAGACGGAATTTATGAGGTAATACCTGTTATCAAAAGTAAAATGGTTGATAAGGAAGAGTTTTGGGAGAGATTTAAGCGTAGTTTAGAGGCAATACAATTGGTTTTGCCTTATGAAAAAGAAGAATTTGAAAATATTTTAAAAGAGTTAATCAATATAAATTCTCTTAAAGAAGGCGGAATTTATATACAAATAACGCGTGGAGTTGCTTCAAGGGATTTTGCTTTTTTAAAAGGTTTAAAACCCACTGTGATGGCTTTTGTGTTTGAAAGCAAAGTGCTTGATAATGAGTTAAAAGATAAAGGCATTAGTATTGTTAGCGTGAGTGATATAAGATGGAAAAGACGCGATATAAAATCTATTTCGCTTTTAGCACAATGTATGGCAAAAGAAAAGGCTGTTGTGGCAAATGCTGATGAGGCTTTTATGATTGAAAATGGTAAGGTAAATGAGGGTTCGAGTTCTTCAGCTTTTATCATTAAAAACAAAACTTTAATTACCAAGCCTTTTTCAAATGAAATACTGCCTGGAATTCGTCGTAAAAATATTTTAAAATTTGCTAAAGAAGTTGGGCTTATGATTGAAGAAAGAGCCTTTAGTATGGATGAAGTTTATGAGGCTGATGAGGTTTTTATTTCTGCAGCAACCCTTTTGCTAGTGCCTGTGATTAAAGCTGATGGTAAGTTGATTAATGATGGAAAAATTGGCGAATTTGTTCCAAAACTTCGTCAAAAATATGTAGAGAAAATTTTAGCAGAAGCTAATGAGAATTGA
- a CDS encoding glycosyl transferase family 90 — protein MSDCRFVMNVKGIGVALIPRIFFQRKLKDIFSDILKYDAKNLAYISERVGYYNKINSDFSKDLQACHEKEKIGKLPFKKTSLAYDGYKISKYFKDDLLWVKKYGDINCTFCPPPVICKSRPLNEKNYNNIILKLDKNRHFVFLEDKMNFENKQNKAVFRGAIYQKHRKEFFERYFGSSLCDLGCTNNDYKMWRKGFLSKQEQMKYKFIISLEGNDVASNLKWALSSNSLVLSPKMTCETWFMEGKLVPNEHFILVDENNLEEQICYYNAHPKKALQIIQNAHEYIEQFLDEKREFYIGILVLAKYFYYSNQLELDKDILELIKG, from the coding sequence ATGTCTGATTGTCGTTTTGTAATGAATGTTAAAGGTATTGGCGTTGCTTTAATTCCAAGAATTTTCTTTCAAAGAAAATTAAAGGATATTTTTAGCGATATTTTAAAATACGATGCGAAAAATTTAGCTTATATAAGCGAACGAGTAGGGTATTATAATAAAATTAATTCAGATTTCTCTAAGGATTTACAAGCCTGCCATGAAAAAGAAAAAATAGGCAAACTGCCTTTTAAAAAAACTTCTTTAGCTTATGATGGATATAAGATTAGTAAATATTTTAAAGATGATTTATTGTGGGTGAAAAAATACGGAGATATTAATTGCACTTTTTGCCCCCCCCCAGTCATTTGCAAATCAAGACCTCTTAATGAGAAAAATTATAATAATATCATTTTAAAACTTGATAAAAATAGGCATTTTGTTTTTCTTGAAGATAAAATGAATTTTGAAAATAAGCAAAACAAAGCAGTTTTTAGAGGTGCAATCTATCAAAAGCATAGAAAAGAATTTTTTGAAAGATATTTTGGGAGTTCTTTGTGTGATTTGGGTTGTACTAATAATGATTATAAAATGTGGAGAAAAGGTTTTTTAAGTAAGCAAGAACAAATGAAATATAAATTCATTATTTCTTTAGAAGGCAATGATGTTGCAAGTAATTTAAAATGGGCTTTAAGTTCAAATTCTTTGGTTTTATCGCCTAAGATGACTTGTGAAACTTGGTTTATGGAGGGAAAGCTTGTTCCTAATGAGCATTTTATTTTGGTCGATGAAAATAATTTAGAAGAGCAAATTTGTTATTATAACGCACACCCTAAAAAGGCATTACAGATCATACAAAATGCCCATGAGTATATTGAGCAATTTTTAGATGAAAAGAGAGAATTTTATATTGGAATTTTAGTTTTGGCTAAGTATTTTTATTACTCAAATCAGCTAGAATTAGATAAAGATATTTTAGAACTTATAAAAGGATAA
- the rsmH gene encoding 16S rRNA (cytosine(1402)-N(4))-methyltransferase RsmH, with protein MQSPHIPVLLNEVLNIFSDLNEGVFLDCTLGYAGHSYELLKHYPKLYLYACDQDEMALEFSKKKLADFSQRVQIIKSNFCDILDKIDTNNLKGILADIGVSSLQLDYNERGFALDSDFLDMRMDKSTTLDAKMVVNSYSKEKLRHIFLEYGELENEAEIIAQKICKARLNKEITTAKELVEIIGKGYFKGRKVLKAILVFQAIRIEVNNELGVLKQFLEKLKKIKPKGCKVAIISFHSLEDRMIKNAFKEWSKNCICHEMALKCECGNNHSLGKILSKKAIIASKEEIYYNSRSSCAKMRVFQFLG; from the coding sequence TTGCAAAGTCCACATATTCCTGTTTTATTAAATGAAGTTTTAAATATATTTTCCGATCTTAATGAAGGTGTATTTTTAGATTGTACTTTAGGCTATGCAGGACATAGTTATGAGCTTTTAAAGCATTATCCTAAACTCTATTTGTATGCTTGTGATCAAGACGAAATGGCTTTGGAATTTTCTAAGAAAAAGTTAGCAGATTTTTCGCAAAGAGTGCAAATTATAAAAAGTAATTTTTGTGATATTTTGGATAAAATCGATACGAATAATTTAAAGGGTATTTTAGCAGACATTGGTGTTTCTTCCTTGCAGCTAGATTATAATGAACGCGGTTTTGCTCTTGATTCTGATTTTTTGGATATGCGAATGGATAAAAGTACGACATTAGATGCTAAGATGGTTGTAAATTCTTATTCTAAAGAAAAATTACGGCATATTTTTTTAGAATATGGTGAATTGGAAAATGAAGCAGAAATCATAGCACAAAAGATATGTAAAGCGCGTTTAAATAAAGAAATAACGACGGCAAAAGAATTGGTTGAAATTATAGGAAAGGGGTATTTTAAAGGTAGGAAAGTTTTAAAAGCGATTTTGGTTTTTCAGGCCATTCGTATAGAAGTTAATAATGAGCTTGGAGTTTTAAAGCAATTTTTAGAAAAATTAAAAAAAATAAAACCAAAGGGCTGCAAAGTAGCGATTATTAGCTTTCATTCTTTAGAAGATAGAATGATTAAAAATGCATTTAAAGAATGGAGTAAAAATTGCATCTGTCATGAGATGGCGCTTAAATGTGAATGCGGGAATAATCATAGTTTGGGTAAAATTCTAAGTAAAAAAGCTATAATTGCAAGTAAAGAAGAAATATATTATAATTCACGCTCGAGTTGTGCAAAAATGAGAGTATTTCAATTTTTAGGGTAA
- a CDS encoding peptidylprolyl isomerase codes for MITWMQRHKKYLVVTIWISAIAFVGAGFVSWGAYDFNLNRSSSVALVGEEPIKIKEFENRYQNLYRTRNAIYEGALTPERAKAEKLDLIALNNLIEDKLLLSFAKDLGLSVSEEEIIQTLSTKQEFQNEKGQFDKNLYYKLLELNQMKAKEFEAYLANDILLQKLAQIFNIKSSDEELKMITSSFYMQDILSIDVINANYNNITLDEEKLKPTWEKYKNNFTTQKSYEISTYFVKNDEISYNEETLKQFYEKNKHNYKDFNDKILSFELAIEDVKKDYALEATKTKANQNYVALRKNELNFQNDLNITQENTEFPIEQLDKAKNQDILKPFVYKEGYMIVRVNTINPARVKTYEEAKEELVPIFKQEQAMLKLEEQAKQALENFNGKNIGTVSRDTQRDARRVGNEIMDDAEFSIFLMNVFNSKENKGYVLLPNKAILYKINNQKLFNENKLAENKTMLENALKIVKEEQIKKDLIIQLRKKYPIEIYYKGSES; via the coding sequence ATGATTACTTGGATGCAACGCCATAAGAAATATCTTGTTGTAACTATCTGGATTAGTGCAATAGCTTTTGTTGGAGCTGGATTCGTAAGCTGGGGAGCTTATGATTTTAACTTAAACCGTAGTTCATCTGTAGCTCTTGTAGGAGAAGAGCCAATTAAAATTAAAGAATTTGAAAATAGATATCAAAATTTATATAGAACACGCAATGCTATTTACGAAGGGGCTTTGACTCCAGAGCGCGCAAAAGCCGAAAAACTTGATCTTATCGCCTTAAATAATCTTATTGAAGACAAACTTTTACTTTCTTTTGCTAAGGATTTAGGTTTAAGCGTTAGCGAAGAAGAAATCATTCAAACCCTAAGCACAAAACAAGAATTTCAAAACGAAAAAGGACAATTTGATAAAAATTTATACTATAAACTCTTAGAGCTTAATCAAATGAAAGCAAAGGAATTTGAGGCTTATTTAGCAAATGATATTTTACTTCAAAAATTAGCCCAAATTTTTAATATAAAATCTAGCGATGAAGAGCTTAAAATGATTACCTCTAGTTTTTATATGCAAGATATTTTGAGCATTGACGTTATTAATGCAAATTACAACAATATTACTTTAGATGAAGAAAAATTAAAACCTACTTGGGAAAAATATAAAAATAATTTTACCACACAAAAAAGCTATGAAATTTCAACTTATTTTGTAAAAAATGATGAAATATCATACAATGAAGAAACCTTGAAACAATTTTATGAAAAAAACAAGCACAACTACAAAGACTTTAATGATAAAATTTTAAGCTTTGAACTTGCTATAGAAGATGTAAAAAAAGACTATGCATTAGAAGCAACCAAAACAAAGGCTAATCAAAATTATGTAGCTTTAAGAAAAAATGAGCTTAATTTTCAAAATGATCTTAATATTACCCAAGAGAATACAGAATTTCCAATTGAGCAACTTGACAAAGCAAAAAACCAAGATATATTAAAACCTTTTGTTTACAAAGAAGGTTATATGATAGTTCGAGTTAATACTATTAATCCCGCAAGAGTTAAAACCTACGAAGAAGCCAAAGAAGAGCTTGTTCCCATATTTAAACAAGAACAAGCAATGCTAAAATTAGAAGAACAAGCTAAACAAGCTTTAGAAAATTTTAATGGAAAAAATATAGGAACAGTAAGCAGAGACACGCAAAGGGACGCAAGAAGAGTTGGCAATGAAATTATGGATGATGCTGAATTTAGTATTTTCTTAATGAATGTTTTTAACTCGAAAGAAAACAAAGGCTATGTTTTACTTCCAAATAAAGCTATACTTTATAAAATCAATAACCAAAAATTATTCAATGAAAACAAACTCGCAGAAAATAAAACAATGCTAGAAAATGCACTAAAAATCGTCAAAGAAGAACAAATTAAAAAAGACTTAATCATACAATTAAGAAAAAAATATCCTATTGAAATTTACTACAAAGGGAGTGAATCTTGA